From Hymenobacter sediminicola:
GCGTGAGTGCAAGCTCATGGTTTACAATACTGTATGCGCAGTATTCTCGTGCCATGCGCCTTAGCAATGGCTTTTCAGAACTGCAGCATACAAAAAGCGGCGGCCCCACACTGGGAGCCGCCGCTTTTTGTATGTTAGTCAGACAGACTTATTTCGTCGGAATCAGGTAGCCTAGCTGCACCATATACGCCGAGTTGAAAGCCCGATCCTCATCAGAACCGTTTACATTCTTGGTGTCGAACAAGGTTTTGAAGCCTTGGTTGTAGCGTACTCCTACGCTGAAACCGCCGGCAGTCTGGTAGCCGAGGCCAGCTACACCGCCAATATCAAAGCTGGCGAGGTCCTCTTTTGAGTCGCTGGTGTCGCTTTCGTTTTTATCCTTGGTTCCGTCGCGGTACTTGGTAGTATACTGGATTTCTTGGCTAGAGCGCGCCATGTAGCCTACCTGCGGGCCAAGTTCGAAGAACAGGCCGCCCGTATTGATTTTGAAGAGCAGCGGAACGTCGATGTAAGTAAGTGACCGGTTGTATTCAAACTCTTCTTTGGCGATGTTGCCGCTAGCTGGGCCATCCACGGTGCTAGTGATGCTGTACCCCTTGCGGTTTACCAGAATTTCTGGCGCAAACGAAGCAAACCCGTCGCTGGTAACAGGAATCGTGAAGGCCAGACCGGCGTTGAAACCCGGCTTGTATTTCACGTTGCCATCAACCCCGGTGATTTTCTCAGAGTCGCGGCCATTGATATTGGAATAGGTACCGCCGACTTTAACGCCGATACGGAAACCACCTGCATCCTGGGCATGGGCAATAGAGGCAACTGACGCCAACGCCAGCGTGAGGGCAAGAGACTTTTTCATAAAAGGAGGGGGGGTGAGGTAGAAACCACAGGCCAGCAACACTACCAGTGCTACATTCAGCATGGTTTTCAAGGACTCATATCGGAAAAGGATCTGCTGAGGTTTCAGAATAACACAAAATTCTTAAATAAGTACTGTTTGAGTATCAACGTGTTTCCACCAAAGCCCAACAGCACTAATGGCTTATGCTTTGCCGCCCTCCAGGTGAGTTTCCGTCACGTGGCAAGAGAATTTATTGCGGAAACTGCCCGGCGCCGTGGTTCCTTCATGTTGCATCAAGCACGTTTCGCTACTTTTGAAGGGCTGGCTAGTAGCACTATGATGATTCGATATGGTTTAGGTTTGTTGCTTCTGCTGGGAGCCACAGCCCTCTGCAGCTGCCCGGCCCAGGCACAGACAGAAAGCGGGAAAGGGCCACTGATACTTGGTGCGTATGCGCAGGGTAGCTTCGTTATTGCCCATACCCCGGCCGTGAAGCACTTAGCTGTGTCGCACCCCACCGGGGTTGAGCTGAATCTGCAGCGCCAGACCAATGGCTCGGAGCCATGGCATAGCTGGTACCGCTACCCCAAACTAGGTGTGGCGCTGGTTTATTACGACTATCACAATCCGGTGCTGGGGCGCTCCTATGCTGCTACAACCTATATCAATAAGAGCTTCCTACGGACTCCCCGGCACGAGGTGAATTTCCGGATTGGGACGGGGTTGGCTTACTTCTCCAATCCGTTCAACCTCGAAACCAATCACAAGAACACCATCGTCAGTTCGCGGCTGAACGCCACGATGCAGATGCGGCTGGAGTATGATGTGGCCGTAGCCGAACACCTGGGTCTTTTGGTTGGGCTGGGCCTGAACCACTATTCCAATGGCGCTACCACCAAGCCCAATTTTGGCATCAATCTGCCCACTGTTTTTGTGGGTTTCAACTACCATCAGCAGCGGCCGTTTGTGCCCACCACTGTCCCAGCTGATGATACGCCCGCTGACTTAGGCCATAATTTCCTGAACCTGAGCACCAGTCTGGGATTTAAGCAGCGTAGCCCCATCGACCGGCAGAAATACCTGGTGCATTCCGTGTCGGTGCTGGGTGGGCGGCGTGTGGGGCGCAAAAGCAACCTGCTGGTAGGACTAGAAGGTTTCTACGACCGGAGCCTCATTCAGGAGCAGCGCGACACGGCCCGTAACGCTGACACGCTGCCCGACGTGAAAAAAGCCGGCGTGCTGGTAGGCCACGAATTGCTTTTCGGCCGGCTGGCTGTCGTCACGCATCTGGGTTTCTACATCTACAATCCATA
This genomic window contains:
- a CDS encoding acyloxyacyl hydrolase produces the protein MKHLAVSHPTGVELNLQRQTNGSEPWHSWYRYPKLGVALVYYDYHNPVLGRSYAATTYINKSFLRTPRHEVNFRIGTGLAYFSNPFNLETNHKNTIVSSRLNATMQMRLEYDVAVAEHLGLLVGLGLNHYSNGATTKPNFGINLPTVFVGFNYHQQRPFVPTTVPADDTPADLGHNFLNLSTSLGFKQRSPIDRQKYLVHSVSVLGGRRVGRKSNLLVGLEGFYDRSLIQEQRDTARNADTLPDVKKAGVLVGHELLFGRLAVVTHLGFYIYNPYKSNKFYYERIGLKYHVTDRLFGAVDLKVHRGSADVIEWKVGVKL
- a CDS encoding porin family protein, with the protein product MKKSLALTLALASVASIAHAQDAGGFRIGVKVGGTYSNINGRDSEKITGVDGNVKYKPGFNAGLAFTIPVTSDGFASFAPEILVNRKGYSITSTVDGPASGNIAKEEFEYNRSLTYIDVPLLFKINTGGLFFELGPQVGYMARSSQEIQYTTKYRDGTKDKNESDTSDSKEDLASFDIGGVAGLGYQTAGGFSVGVRYNQGFKTLFDTKNVNGSDEDRAFNSAYMVQLGYLIPTK